The following are from one region of the Variovorax sp. V213 genome:
- the ispD gene encoding 2-C-methyl-D-erythritol 4-phosphate cytidylyltransferase gives MSSSRLFVLIPCAGSGHRAGGAQPKQYQRLAGASLVAHTVEAFRALAGRFAGLAVVVAPDDRDVQAALPRFPATGEFLLQVGGVTRAATVRNGLAALRQKGAGAHDWVLVHDAARCLVTSSQIEALIAACEHDAVGGLLAQRLADTLKVSSADSRVLQTLPRADKWLAQTPQMFRIGMLLDALERVGDSVTDEAGAIEAIGLAPLLVPGSAQNFKVTFPEDFALAEAVLLGRKKARA, from the coding sequence ATGTCTTCCTCCCGACTTTTCGTTCTGATTCCTTGCGCCGGCTCCGGCCACCGCGCGGGTGGCGCGCAGCCCAAGCAATACCAGCGCCTTGCGGGCGCGTCCTTGGTGGCCCACACGGTGGAGGCGTTCCGTGCGCTGGCGGGGCGCTTTGCCGGCCTGGCGGTGGTGGTGGCGCCGGACGACCGCGACGTGCAGGCGGCGCTGCCGCGCTTTCCGGCCACGGGCGAGTTCCTGCTGCAGGTGGGGGGCGTCACGCGCGCGGCCACGGTGCGCAACGGCCTGGCGGCGCTCCGTCAGAAAGGGGCTGGCGCGCACGACTGGGTGCTGGTGCACGACGCCGCGCGCTGCCTGGTCACGTCGAGCCAGATCGAGGCGCTGATCGCGGCCTGCGAGCACGATGCCGTCGGCGGCCTGCTGGCCCAGCGCCTGGCCGACACGCTCAAGGTGTCCTCGGCAGACAGCCGGGTTTTGCAGACGCTGCCGCGCGCCGACAAGTGGCTCGCCCAGACGCCGCAGATGTTCCGCATCGGCATGCTGCTCGATGCGCTGGAGCGCGTGGGCGACTCGGTGACGGACGAAGCCGGCGCCATCGAGGCCATCGGCCTCGCGCCGCTGCTGGTGCCGGGCAGCGCGCAGAATTTCAAGGTGACTTTTCCGGAAGACTTTGCGCTGGCCGAAGCGGTATTGCTGGGCCGCAAGAAGGCCAGGGCATGA
- the ispF gene encoding 2-C-methyl-D-erythritol 2,4-cyclodiphosphate synthase, translated as MSAPFNIRVGEGWDVHQLVAGRKLILGGVEVPHTTGLLGHSDADVLLHAITDALLGAAGLGDIGRHFPDTDAQFRGADSAVLLGEAARRVRAAGWEIGNVDSTVIAQAPKLAPHIQAMCQRIAGALGLAPDQVNVKAKTAEKLGPVGEGRAMEARAVVLLHR; from the coding sequence ATGAGCGCTCCGTTCAACATCCGCGTCGGCGAGGGCTGGGATGTCCACCAGCTGGTGGCGGGGCGCAAGCTGATCCTGGGCGGCGTCGAGGTGCCGCACACCACCGGCCTCCTGGGTCATTCCGACGCCGACGTGCTGCTGCATGCCATCACCGACGCATTGCTGGGTGCGGCGGGCCTGGGCGACATCGGACGGCATTTCCCCGACACCGATGCGCAGTTTCGCGGCGCCGACTCGGCCGTGCTGCTGGGCGAGGCGGCGCGCCGCGTACGCGCCGCGGGCTGGGAGATCGGCAATGTCGACAGCACGGTGATCGCGCAGGCGCCCAAGCTGGCCCCGCACATTCAGGCCATGTGCCAGCGTATCGCAGGGGCGCTGGGCCTCGCGCCCGATCAGGTCAACGTGAAGGCCAAGACGGCCGAGAAGCTCGGGCCGGTCGGCGAGGGCCGCGCGATGGAAGCCCGCGCGGTGGTTCTGCTGCACCGCTGA
- a CDS encoding ATP-binding protein: MPSPLEGAGQRDRRPGLKLGFSLFWRTFFLLALLLIGCTVAWLQTFRSLEYEPRAIQTAHQIASLVNLTRAALVYSDAITRVSLIKTLADQEGVRILPREPNDRFQPYTSGALDQRVTEELIDQLGEGTTVASRVNDEPGLWIGFTIESDAYWLLLDPTRFSRVGGRTWLVWLSTAMALSLAGAALITRLINLPLKQLSRATMQVREGEYEAHRLDESARTNEIRAVNIGFNRMADQLAKIEQDRAIMLAGISHDLRTPLARLRLETEMSVADEDARDHMAADIAQLDAIIDKFLDYARPDHVDPKPVLLRDVVDACTYAVQDYEEMKIRVDVPSDLRVLGDEVELTRVISNLVENARRYGKTPSTGVADVVIQAQANNDAVLIKVRDHGAGVEPALLSQLTKPFFRGDVARTSAAGAGLGLSIVAKNIERMGGTFALTSTPGRGLAAHIRMPRAMPEPRPMDPPGRRA; the protein is encoded by the coding sequence ATGCCGAGCCCTCTGGAGGGCGCCGGCCAGCGTGACCGGCGACCGGGCCTCAAGCTCGGCTTCAGCCTTTTCTGGCGCACATTTTTCCTGCTCGCGCTGCTGCTGATCGGCTGCACGGTCGCGTGGCTGCAAACCTTTCGCTCGCTCGAGTACGAGCCCCGTGCCATCCAGACGGCGCACCAGATCGCCTCGCTGGTGAACCTTACGCGCGCGGCGCTGGTGTATTCGGACGCGATCACGCGGGTGTCGCTGATCAAGACGCTGGCCGATCAGGAAGGCGTGCGCATCCTGCCGCGCGAACCCAACGACCGCTTCCAGCCCTACACCAGCGGCGCGCTCGACCAGCGCGTGACCGAGGAACTGATCGACCAGCTCGGCGAAGGCACCACCGTGGCCAGCCGCGTCAATGACGAGCCCGGCCTGTGGATCGGCTTCACCATCGAAAGCGACGCCTACTGGCTGCTGCTCGACCCGACCCGCTTCAGCCGCGTGGGGGGCCGCACGTGGCTGGTCTGGCTCAGCACCGCCATGGCCTTGTCCCTGGCCGGCGCGGCGCTGATCACCCGGCTCATCAACCTGCCGCTCAAGCAGCTGTCGCGCGCCACCATGCAGGTGCGCGAGGGCGAGTACGAGGCGCACCGGCTCGACGAAAGCGCGCGCACCAACGAGATCCGCGCGGTCAACATCGGCTTCAACCGCATGGCCGACCAGCTCGCCAAGATCGAGCAGGACCGCGCCATCATGCTGGCCGGCATTTCGCACGACCTGCGCACCCCGCTGGCGCGCCTGCGCCTGGAAACAGAGATGAGCGTGGCCGACGAGGACGCGCGCGACCACATGGCGGCGGACATCGCCCAGCTGGACGCGATCATCGACAAGTTCCTCGACTACGCACGGCCCGACCACGTCGATCCCAAGCCCGTGCTGCTGCGCGACGTGGTCGATGCCTGCACCTATGCCGTGCAGGATTACGAAGAAATGAAGATCCGGGTCGATGTGCCGTCCGACCTCCGCGTGCTGGGCGACGAGGTCGAACTCACCCGCGTGATCTCCAACCTGGTGGAGAACGCGCGGCGCTACGGCAAGACGCCCTCCACCGGCGTGGCCGACGTCGTGATCCAGGCCCAGGCCAACAACGACGCGGTGCTGATCAAGGTGCGCGACCACGGCGCGGGCGTCGAACCCGCCCTGCTCTCGCAATTGACCAAGCCGTTCTTCCGGGGCGACGTGGCGCGCACCTCCGCCGCCGGCGCCGGCCTCGGCCTGTCGATCGTGGCCAAGAACATCGAGCGCATGGGCGGCACCTTTGCGCTCACCAGCACGCCGGGACGCGGCCTGGCGGCGCACATTCGCATGCCGCGCGCCATGCCCGAGCCCAGGCCCATGGATCCCCCCGGCCGGCGCGCCTGA
- the ompR gene encoding two-component system response regulator OmpR has protein sequence MTQVPARTDKIVIVDDDARIRDLLRRYLTQEGFEVIVAEDGKALNRILLRDTVDLIVLDLMMPGEDGLSVCRRLRAANDRTPIIMLTAKGEDVDRIVGLEVGADDYLGKPFNPRELLARVHAVLRRRPPLEAPGAPSTENETVTFGPFAFDLGSRTLKKDGEELSLTTGEFAMLKALVRHPRQPLSREKLAQLARGREFEPFDRSLDVQISRLRKLVEADAAAPRYIQTVWGVGYVFVPDGTA, from the coding sequence ATGACTCAAGTTCCCGCTCGCACCGACAAGATCGTGATCGTCGACGACGACGCCCGCATCCGCGACCTGCTTCGCCGCTACCTGACCCAGGAAGGTTTCGAAGTGATCGTGGCCGAGGACGGCAAGGCGCTCAACCGCATCCTGTTGCGCGACACGGTCGATTTGATCGTGCTCGACCTGATGATGCCCGGCGAGGACGGCCTCTCGGTCTGCCGCCGCCTGCGCGCCGCCAACGACCGCACGCCGATCATCATGCTCACCGCCAAGGGCGAAGATGTCGACCGCATCGTCGGTCTTGAGGTCGGCGCCGACGACTACCTTGGCAAGCCCTTCAATCCCCGCGAACTGCTGGCGCGCGTGCACGCCGTGCTGCGCCGCCGTCCGCCGCTCGAGGCGCCCGGTGCCCCATCCACCGAGAACGAAACCGTCACTTTCGGGCCGTTCGCCTTCGACCTCGGCTCGCGCACGCTCAAGAAGGACGGCGAAGAGCTTTCCCTGACCACCGGCGAATTCGCGATGCTGAAAGCGCTGGTGCGCCATCCGCGCCAGCCGCTCTCGCGCGAAAAACTGGCCCAGCTGGCACGCGGCCGCGAATTCGAGCCCTTCGACCGCAGCCTCGATGTGCAGATCTCGCGCCTGCGCAAGCTGGTCGAAGCCGACGCCGCGGCGCCCCGCTACATCCAGACGGTGTGGGGCGTAGGCTATGTCTTCGTGCCGGACGGCACGGCCTGA
- a CDS encoding SIMPL domain-containing protein (The SIMPL domain is named for its presence in mouse protein SIMPL (signalling molecule that associates with mouse pelle-like kinase). Bacterial member BP26, from Brucella, was shown to assemble into a channel-like structure, while YggE from E. coli has been associated with resistance to oxidative stress.): MKKISWIAACAALAAAAAAGSATAQNMAPPPQNVLQLTASGTVEVQQDLLSMTLTTTRDATDAATVQSQLKAAVDAALAEAKKNAQPGQLDVRTGNFSLSPRYTREGKINGWQGSAEMVLEGRDFPRITQTAGRITTLNVGNVGFALSREQRARSETEAQTIAIENFKQKATELAKGFGFAGYTLREVSVNANDSGPIRPRAMAASAKSFSPDAPVPVEAGKTSVVVNVSGSVQLK; this comes from the coding sequence TTGAAGAAAATCAGTTGGATCGCGGCCTGCGCCGCGTTGGCCGCGGCAGCGGCCGCAGGCAGTGCCACGGCGCAGAACATGGCCCCGCCGCCGCAGAACGTGCTGCAACTCACTGCCTCGGGCACGGTCGAAGTGCAGCAGGACCTGCTGAGCATGACACTCACCACCACGCGCGACGCCACCGATGCTGCCACCGTCCAGTCGCAGCTCAAGGCCGCGGTGGATGCGGCGCTGGCCGAAGCCAAGAAGAACGCCCAGCCCGGGCAACTCGACGTGCGCACCGGCAACTTCAGCCTGTCGCCGCGCTACACCCGCGAAGGAAAGATCAACGGCTGGCAGGGCTCCGCTGAAATGGTGCTCGAGGGCCGCGACTTCCCGCGCATCACGCAGACGGCAGGGCGCATCACCACGCTCAACGTCGGCAATGTGGGCTTCGCGCTGAGCCGCGAGCAGCGCGCCAGGAGCGAAACGGAGGCCCAGACCATCGCGATCGAAAACTTCAAGCAGAAGGCCACCGAGCTGGCCAAGGGCTTCGGCTTTGCCGGTTATACGCTGCGCGAGGTCTCGGTGAACGCGAACGACAGCGGCCCGATCCGGCCGCGCGCCATGGCCGCATCGGCCAAATCTTTTTCCCCCGATGCGCCAGTGCCGGTGGAAGCCGGGAAGACCAGCGTGGTGGTGAACGTGTCGGGTTCGGTGCAGCTCAAGTAG
- a CDS encoding 3-hydroxybutyrate dehydrogenase, whose protein sequence is MLKGKTALVTGSTSGIGLAIAEALAQQGAHIVLNGFGDAETPKARIEALGVRAEYHGADMSKPDQIEDMMKFAASRFGRVDILVNNAGIQHVAKVEDFPPERWDAIIAINLTSAFHTTRLAIPAMREANWGRIVNVASAHGLVASAQKSAYVAAKHGIVGFTKSVALETATTGITSNAICPGWVLTQLVQKQIDDRAAREGISATQAQNELLGEKQPSLQFTTVEQLGGLAVFLCSPAADQVRGVAWQMDGGWTAQ, encoded by the coding sequence ATGCTCAAAGGCAAAACCGCGCTTGTCACGGGGTCCACCAGCGGCATTGGCCTTGCCATTGCCGAGGCACTTGCACAACAAGGCGCGCACATCGTGCTCAACGGTTTCGGCGATGCCGAGACTCCCAAGGCCCGCATCGAAGCGCTCGGCGTGCGCGCCGAATACCACGGCGCCGACATGAGCAAGCCCGACCAGATCGAGGACATGATGAAGTTCGCCGCGTCCAGGTTCGGCCGCGTCGACATCCTCGTCAACAACGCCGGCATCCAGCACGTGGCAAAGGTCGAGGACTTTCCGCCCGAGCGCTGGGACGCCATCATTGCAATCAACCTCACGAGCGCGTTCCACACGACGCGGCTCGCGATTCCGGCCATGCGCGAAGCCAATTGGGGACGCATCGTCAATGTCGCGTCGGCCCACGGGCTGGTCGCTTCGGCGCAGAAGTCCGCCTACGTGGCGGCCAAGCACGGCATCGTCGGCTTCACCAAGTCGGTAGCGCTCGAAACCGCGACCACCGGCATCACCAGCAATGCGATCTGCCCGGGCTGGGTGCTGACCCAGCTGGTGCAAAAGCAGATCGACGACCGCGCGGCACGCGAAGGCATCTCGGCCACGCAGGCGCAAAACGAACTGCTCGGGGAAAAGCAGCCTTCGCTGCAGTTCACCACGGTCGAGCAGCTCGGCGGACTGGCGGTGTTCCTGTGCTCGCCGGCCGCCGACCAGGTCCGCGGCGTGGCCTGGCAAATGGACGGCGGCTGGACCGCACAGTGA
- a CDS encoding alpha/beta fold hydrolase, which yields MTEPTLHYVACDDPQGGHRMAYWQWGSARSARLVMCVHGLTRQGRDFDVLAQAIVARAGGDVRVVCPDVAGRGRSDWLRDPALYQVPVYAADMVALLAQLHREQPIDTLDYLGTSMGGLIGFVLAGHRQLPLPRPIRRFIVNDVGPTIEAVAIQRIGAYVGQGGRYASLQEAADAMWAISTSFGPHTPEQWLSLSKHMVVPASRRTADGACKLEADEAGGGEAGPCLLHYDPAIAVSLRAITPEAAAQGGAVMWSLYDAIEARTLVTRGAQSDLLSRETALAMTQRGPRAALIEFEGVGHAPTFVDPAQVLAVTSFLFD from the coding sequence ATGACAGAACCGACGCTTCATTACGTGGCGTGCGACGACCCCCAAGGCGGGCATCGCATGGCCTATTGGCAATGGGGCAGCGCGCGCAGTGCGCGTCTGGTGATGTGCGTGCACGGCCTGACCCGACAGGGGCGAGATTTCGACGTGCTGGCCCAGGCCATCGTGGCCCGCGCCGGCGGCGACGTGCGCGTGGTCTGTCCCGATGTCGCAGGGCGCGGCCGAAGCGACTGGCTGCGCGATCCGGCGCTCTACCAGGTGCCGGTCTATGCGGCCGACATGGTGGCGCTCTTGGCGCAGCTGCATCGCGAACAGCCGATCGATACGCTCGACTATCTGGGTACCAGCATGGGCGGACTCATCGGTTTCGTGCTGGCCGGCCACAGGCAATTGCCGCTGCCCCGGCCCATACGCCGCTTCATCGTGAATGACGTCGGCCCGACGATCGAGGCCGTGGCCATCCAGCGCATTGGCGCCTACGTGGGCCAGGGCGGCCGCTATGCGAGCCTGCAGGAAGCGGCGGACGCCATGTGGGCAATTTCGACCAGCTTCGGTCCCCATACGCCTGAGCAATGGCTTTCGCTGTCCAAGCACATGGTGGTGCCGGCATCCCGGCGCACGGCTGACGGTGCGTGCAAGCTGGAGGCCGATGAAGCCGGCGGCGGCGAAGCCGGTCCCTGCCTGCTCCACTACGACCCAGCCATTGCCGTGTCGCTGCGCGCCATCACGCCCGAGGCCGCGGCCCAGGGCGGCGCGGTGATGTGGAGCCTGTACGACGCCATCGAGGCGCGAACCCTGGTGACGCGTGGCGCCCAGTCGGATCTGCTGTCGCGCGAAACGGCGCTGGCCATGACGCAGCGCGGGCCCCGCGCGGCGCTGATCGAATTCGAAGGCGTGGGCCATGCGCCGACCTTCGTCGACCCTGCGCAAGTCCTGGCCGTCACATCCTTCCTGTTCGATTGA
- a CDS encoding bifunctional (p)ppGpp synthetase/guanosine-3',5'-bis(diphosphate) 3'-pyrophosphohydrolase, with amino-acid sequence MENMLARARAFAEPLIADEKLDTGENTLAHADAVAAIVAKMGGSEAMQAASYLVYACQHLNRPQEVIAKVFGDNFAALAVETTKLVRVQEQARSASQGHHLSEGAGAQTENVRKMLLAFSRDLRVVMLRLASRLQTLRHAAASKRPAPESVARESLQVFAPLANRLGIWQVKWEIEDLSFRFLEPETYKLIARLLDEKRVEREGHVEQLRSQLESELQAEGVRAIVQGRPKNIYSIVKKMRGKSLDFAQVFDILALRVVVPDVKDCYAALAWVHSHFLPIDEEFDDYIARPKPNGYQSLHTVVREMVDGKPGKPIEIQIRTEEMHDHAEHGVAAHWAYKEAGHKGYAGVWASGEYDAKIAVLRQLLAWERDLSGGSQGQGLFDDRIYVLTPDAAIVELPQGATPVDFAYTVHTTLGHRCRGARVDGAMVPLNTPLSNGQTVEIIAAKEGGPSRDWLNAELGYLASHRARAKVRAWFNAQITHETVARGREAVEKLLQREGKTSTRLEDLASQLGFKSADHLFEVVGKDEFSLRNIEVLLRPPEPAPNPDDGVQIKKPRASEKSGKGGVLVVGVSSLMTQLAKCCKPAPPDAISGFVTRGHGVSVHRTDCSNFRTMAARDGERVIDVEWGAAKKGGEAPVYAVDVAVEAADRQGLLRDISDVFAREKMNVIGVQTQSVKGTAWMTFTVEITDAARLTQVLGIVTAVAGVRSARRR; translated from the coding sequence ATGGAGAACATGCTCGCCCGGGCGCGCGCATTTGCCGAGCCATTGATTGCCGACGAGAAGCTCGACACCGGCGAGAACACGCTGGCGCACGCCGATGCCGTGGCGGCCATCGTCGCCAAGATGGGCGGCTCCGAGGCCATGCAGGCCGCGAGCTATCTGGTCTATGCCTGCCAGCACCTGAACCGCCCGCAGGAAGTGATTGCCAAGGTGTTCGGCGACAACTTCGCGGCGCTGGCGGTCGAAACCACCAAGCTGGTCCGCGTGCAGGAGCAGGCCCGCTCGGCTTCGCAGGGCCACCATCTGTCGGAAGGCGCGGGCGCGCAGACCGAGAACGTGCGCAAGATGCTGCTCGCGTTTTCGCGCGACCTGCGCGTCGTGATGCTGCGCCTCGCCTCGCGGCTCCAGACCCTGCGGCACGCCGCGGCCAGCAAGCGGCCGGCGCCCGAAAGCGTGGCCCGCGAATCGCTGCAGGTGTTTGCGCCGCTGGCCAACCGGCTCGGCATCTGGCAGGTGAAGTGGGAGATCGAGGATCTCTCGTTCCGCTTCCTGGAACCCGAAACCTACAAGCTGATTGCACGCCTGCTCGACGAAAAGCGGGTCGAGCGCGAAGGCCATGTCGAGCAGCTGCGCTCGCAGCTCGAAAGCGAGCTGCAGGCCGAGGGCGTGCGCGCCATCGTGCAGGGGCGGCCGAAGAACATCTACAGCATCGTCAAGAAAATGCGTGGCAAGTCGCTCGACTTCGCGCAGGTGTTCGACATCCTCGCGCTGCGCGTGGTGGTGCCCGACGTGAAGGATTGCTACGCGGCGCTGGCCTGGGTGCATTCGCATTTCCTGCCGATCGACGAAGAGTTCGACGACTACATCGCGCGGCCCAAGCCCAACGGCTACCAGTCGCTGCACACCGTGGTGCGCGAGATGGTCGATGGCAAGCCCGGCAAGCCGATCGAGATCCAGATCCGCACGGAAGAAATGCATGACCATGCCGAGCACGGCGTGGCGGCGCATTGGGCCTACAAGGAAGCCGGGCACAAGGGCTATGCGGGCGTGTGGGCGAGCGGAGAGTACGACGCGAAGATCGCCGTGCTGCGGCAGCTTCTGGCGTGGGAGCGCGATCTTTCGGGCGGCTCGCAAGGCCAGGGGCTGTTCGACGACCGCATCTATGTGCTGACGCCGGACGCGGCCATTGTCGAGCTGCCGCAGGGCGCGACGCCCGTCGACTTTGCCTACACCGTGCACACGACGCTCGGCCACAGGTGCCGCGGTGCGCGCGTCGATGGCGCGATGGTGCCGCTCAACACGCCGCTGTCCAATGGGCAGACGGTGGAGATCATCGCGGCCAAGGAGGGCGGCCCGTCGCGCGACTGGCTCAATGCCGAGCTGGGCTACCTTGCCAGCCACCGCGCGCGTGCCAAGGTGCGCGCGTGGTTCAACGCGCAGATCACGCACGAGACCGTGGCGCGAGGGCGCGAGGCCGTCGAGAAGCTGCTGCAGCGCGAAGGCAAGACGTCGACGCGGCTCGAGGACCTGGCTTCGCAGCTGGGCTTCAAGTCGGCGGACCATTTGTTCGAAGTGGTTGGCAAGGACGAGTTCTCGCTGCGCAACATCGAGGTGCTGCTGCGGCCGCCGGAGCCCGCGCCGAATCCGGACGATGGCGTGCAGATCAAGAAGCCGCGCGCGAGCGAAAAATCGGGCAAGGGCGGTGTGCTGGTGGTGGGCGTGTCATCGCTGATGACGCAGCTCGCCAAGTGCTGCAAGCCGGCACCGCCCGATGCCATCAGCGGCTTCGTGACGCGCGGACACGGCGTGAGCGTGCACCGCACCGATTGCAGCAACTTCCGCACGATGGCCGCGCGCGACGGCGAGCGCGTCATCGATGTCGAATGGGGCGCGGCCAAGAAGGGCGGCGAGGCGCCGGTCTATGCCGTCGACGTGGCCGTGGAAGCGGCAGATCGCCAAGGCCTCCTGCGCGATATCTCCGATGTCTTTGCGCGCGAGAAGATGAATGTCATCGGCGTGCAGACGCAATCGGTCAAGGGCACGGCATGGATGACGTTCACTGTGGAGATCACCGATGCGGCGCGGCTGACGCAGGTGCTCGGCATCGTCACGGCGGTTGCAGGTGTGCGATCTGCACGTCGGCGCTAA
- the phaR gene encoding polyhydroxyalkanoate synthesis repressor PhaR, whose amino-acid sequence MGIHVKESAVQSKKSGVKPVQRVIKKYPNRRLYDTETSTYITLTEVKQLVIQNAQFVVRDAKTGDDLTRSILLQIILEEEAGGAPMFTEQVLSNIIRFYGQAMQGYMGPYLEKNIQAMTEVQAQLTEKAEGLTPEMWSRFMTMQSPMLQGLMGNYVEQSKNVFLQMQEQMQKNTEQVLGAFGIKRP is encoded by the coding sequence ATGGGCATCCATGTGAAGGAGTCCGCAGTGCAGAGCAAGAAGTCCGGGGTCAAGCCGGTGCAACGTGTAATCAAGAAGTACCCCAACCGAAGGCTCTACGACACCGAGACATCCACCTACATCACCCTGACCGAGGTGAAGCAGCTGGTTATACAGAACGCTCAGTTCGTGGTGCGCGATGCCAAGACCGGCGACGACCTCACGCGAAGCATCCTGCTGCAGATCATTCTCGAAGAAGAAGCGGGTGGCGCGCCGATGTTCACCGAGCAGGTGCTGTCCAACATCATCCGTTTCTACGGACAGGCGATGCAGGGCTACATGGGCCCGTACCTCGAGAAGAACATCCAGGCCATGACCGAGGTGCAGGCCCAGCTCACCGAAAAGGCCGAAGGCCTCACGCCCGAGATGTGGTCGCGCTTCATGACCATGCAGTCGCCGATGCTCCAGGGGCTGATGGGCAACTACGTCGAGCAGTCCAAGAACGTGTTCCTGCAAATGCAGGAACAGATGCAGAAGAACACCGAGCAGGTTCTGGGCGCATTCGGCATCAAACGCCCCTGA